A single region of the Saprospiraceae bacterium genome encodes:
- a CDS encoding response regulator transcription factor: MIFVAIVDSDKAIRDTWRRMLDTTEGFGCSGVYPNAHSALEHLNEHKTDVVLVDAQLNEISGVECVKMLKREIPTIDLIMLSSNLDDDEMIFQAFKAGACGFLPKDIFPSDLLEAIQEAKNGGAPMPREIARKLVGSFSQQQSQAEVFSKREMDVLDLLCEGNSYKEMAEKLFVSPNTIRFHLKNIYKKLDVGSRHEAVIKAMQNFLLM; this comes from the coding sequence ATGATCTTCGTAGCTATCGTTGATAGTGATAAGGCTATCAGAGACACGTGGCGTCGTATGTTGGATACAACTGAGGGATTCGGTTGTAGTGGGGTCTATCCTAATGCACATTCTGCCTTAGAACATTTGAACGAACACAAAACAGATGTAGTATTAGTCGATGCCCAACTCAATGAGATCTCCGGTGTAGAATGCGTAAAGATGCTCAAAAGGGAAATTCCCACCATTGATTTGATCATGTTGTCTTCAAATTTAGATGATGACGAAATGATTTTCCAGGCATTTAAGGCTGGTGCTTGTGGATTCTTACCTAAAGATATTTTTCCTTCCGATTTATTGGAGGCTATTCAGGAAGCCAAGAATGGTGGTGCCCCTATGCCCAGGGAGATTGCCCGTAAGTTGGTGGGGTCATTTAGCCAACAGCAATCCCAGGCGGAGGTATTTTCCAAGCGAGAAATGGATGTACTAGATTTGTTGTGTGAAGGTAATAGTTATAAAGAAATGGCTGAAAAACTGTTTGTGAGTCCGAATACCATTCGATTTCATCTAAAAAATATTTACAAAAAATTAGATGTGGGTTCAAGACACGAAGCAGTTATTAAGGCTATGCAAAATTTTCTATTGATGTGA
- a CDS encoding histidine kinase encodes MLNREKAKAVLGFDDMPYLLIGIPIIAFFFPILFFKENLNEGLLAYLPKFSISLLYTSGYWLSIRALFFQLRKRFTAYEETQRRVLYTVAGILVIFVIVNGIVGYIHVAVFEVPNPHGLSHFDYKLPSLIVIALVSSIYESIFLYNRWKGAIVETEKLKRENVQSQLEGLKSQVNPHFLFNSLNTLIYIIPEDPDKAVTFVRKLSKVYRYILEIRDKELIPVAEELSFLQSYIFLLKERFGDSFQIDLSVPPSFNDHKIVPLSLQILLENAIKHNIISKNKPLLVELFINDNGHLVIRNNLQKKLQEMPSTNVGLENIKSRYAFFSKERMLVEESAHHFMVSLPLIKAPLTTIVNH; translated from the coding sequence ATGCTGAATCGGGAAAAAGCCAAGGCTGTTCTAGGGTTTGATGACATGCCCTATTTGCTTATAGGTATTCCAATTATTGCATTTTTTTTCCCCATTCTCTTTTTTAAAGAAAATTTAAATGAAGGATTATTAGCCTATCTGCCTAAGTTTAGCATCTCCCTCCTTTATACATCAGGCTACTGGTTGAGTATCCGAGCACTGTTTTTTCAATTGCGAAAACGTTTTACAGCTTATGAAGAAACCCAACGCAGGGTGCTTTATACCGTTGCAGGGATACTGGTGATATTTGTGATAGTAAATGGCATTGTAGGATATATTCATGTAGCGGTGTTTGAAGTTCCAAATCCTCATGGATTAAGCCATTTTGATTACAAACTACCCTCCTTAATCGTTATAGCCTTGGTATCATCCATCTATGAAAGCATTTTTCTTTACAATCGCTGGAAAGGAGCCATTGTTGAAACGGAAAAACTGAAACGGGAAAATGTACAATCTCAATTAGAGGGACTCAAAAGTCAGGTTAATCCCCATTTCCTGTTTAATAGCCTCAATACCCTGATCTATATTATTCCTGAAGACCCCGACAAGGCAGTAACCTTTGTTCGGAAATTGTCGAAAGTGTATCGATATATTCTCGAAATCAGAGATAAAGAATTAATACCGGTAGCAGAAGAGCTTAGTTTTTTGCAATCTTATATCTTTCTTTTAAAAGAGCGGTTTGGCGATAGTTTTCAGATTGACCTGTCAGTGCCTCCCAGTTTTAACGACCACAAAATCGTACCGCTTTCCCTGCAAATACTTTTGGAGAATGCCATTAAGCACAATATTATATCCAAGAACAAACCCCTCTTAGTCGAATTATTCATCAATGACAATGGTCATTTGGTCATTCGTAATAATCTACAAAAAAAACTCCAAGAGATGCCCTCGACCAATGTCGGATTAGAAAACATTAAATCACGGTATGCTTTTTTTTCAAAAGAACGCATGCTGGTCGAGGAATCAGCCCATCATTTTATGGTCAGTTTGCCACTTATTAAGGCCCCTTTAACGACGATAGTTAACCATTAA
- a CDS encoding Rne/Rng family ribonuclease yields the protein MEKELIINATPTEVEIALLEQSKLVELHFQKTNNNFTVGDIFLGKIKRLMPGLNAAFVEIGHKKDAFLHYTDLGPKLQSLIKYTNGVISGEIGTPLLEHFSMEPEIIKTGKIDQVLEKRNHLLVQVLKEPISTKGPRLSCEITIPGRYLVLTPFSNVVAVSKKIGNAEERKRLQLLVDSIRPKNFGVIVRTAAEGKKVADLHDELRYMMQKWESIHSQLHKAKAPAKLLSELDKTSSILRDVLSDSFNRIVVNDKELHYNIKNFLAAIAPDQVKIVQHYKATKPIFDAYGVTRQIKSSFGKTATMNSGAYLVIEHTEAMHVIDVNSGHKMASNNQEEAVLNVNMEAAEEIARQLRLRDIGGIIIVDFIDMKNLEHRKTLISEMRQFMKKDRAQHTILPLSKFGLMQITRQRVRPELKINTSEICPSCKGTGKINPSILLTDEVERDLSFIFQSRPKSSLLLQMHPYVAAFVKKGFPSIQLKWYFKYHKWVKIKEVSDFSMTEYRFFDDNDDEIRLN from the coding sequence GTGGAAAAAGAACTAATTATTAATGCAACCCCTACAGAGGTAGAAATCGCACTTTTAGAGCAATCGAAACTTGTAGAACTCCATTTCCAAAAGACAAATAACAACTTTACCGTTGGAGATATCTTCCTCGGTAAGATCAAACGCCTGATGCCAGGCCTAAACGCAGCATTTGTTGAAATTGGGCATAAAAAAGATGCATTCTTGCATTATACAGACCTTGGTCCCAAACTTCAGTCCTTAATCAAATATACAAATGGTGTCATTTCTGGGGAAATTGGCACCCCTCTTTTGGAGCATTTTTCGATGGAACCCGAGATTATTAAAACAGGGAAAATCGATCAGGTGCTCGAAAAAAGAAATCATCTGCTGGTACAAGTGCTAAAAGAGCCTATTTCTACTAAAGGCCCAAGATTGAGCTGCGAAATAACTATCCCTGGTCGTTACCTCGTACTCACCCCCTTTTCAAATGTAGTAGCCGTATCAAAAAAAATCGGAAACGCTGAGGAGCGAAAACGACTCCAATTGCTCGTAGACAGTATTAGACCCAAAAATTTTGGAGTGATCGTTCGGACGGCTGCTGAGGGCAAAAAAGTGGCCGATTTGCACGACGAGCTAAGGTATATGATGCAAAAGTGGGAAAGCATACATAGCCAGTTGCATAAAGCAAAGGCTCCTGCAAAATTGCTTAGCGAATTAGACAAAACATCTAGTATTCTTCGGGATGTGCTCAGCGATTCCTTCAATCGCATCGTGGTCAACGACAAAGAACTTCATTATAATATAAAGAATTTCCTCGCTGCAATCGCTCCGGACCAAGTGAAAATTGTCCAACATTATAAAGCGACCAAACCCATTTTTGATGCATATGGGGTGACTCGACAAATAAAGTCATCCTTTGGGAAAACAGCTACTATGAATAGTGGGGCCTATCTGGTGATTGAGCATACCGAAGCTATGCACGTTATTGATGTTAATAGTGGGCACAAAATGGCGAGCAATAACCAAGAAGAGGCAGTCCTTAATGTCAATATGGAAGCAGCAGAAGAAATTGCTCGGCAACTTCGCTTGAGGGATATCGGTGGGATTATTATTGTCGACTTTATTGATATGAAAAACCTGGAACATCGAAAGACACTCATTTCAGAGATGCGCCAGTTTATGAAAAAAGATAGGGCACAGCATACCATCCTGCCCTTGAGTAAGTTTGGTCTCATGCAAATAACCCGTCAAAGGGTAAGACCAGAGCTGAAAATAAATACCTCGGAAATTTGTCCCAGCTGTAAAGGAACAGGCAAAATCAATCCATCGATATTGTTAACAGATGAAGTCGAAAGAGATTTGAGCTTTATTTTCCAGTCCAGGCCCAAATCTTCTTTATTACTACAAATGCACCCATATGTAGCCGCTTTCGTCAAAAAAGGCTTTCCAAGTATTCAATTGAAGTGGTACTTCAAATACCATAAATGGGTCAAGATCAAGGAAGTTAGCGATTTCAGTATGACGGAATATCGGTTCTTTGATGACAATGATGATGAAATTCGATTGAATTAG
- a CDS encoding tetratricopeptide repeat protein, producing the protein MTKLQYWVIGSALSLFFLLYFGCKTKPPAQQAIEKSRLLNTVQTDINVLLKEAKESMTAGQQAEVFLLEEALSQTIADSARVEPLKELAGKWFALGYPGISGHYAREIAGLENTEESWSIAGTTFTICIQRSEVQKIKDFCTDGAIQAFESAISINPSNVQHKVNLALCYTENPPPDNPMKGILMLRSMDGEYPDDVLINTTLARLAIQTGQFERAIERLEKVVSIDADNPTANCLLGQAYEKAGKAELALPYLEKCNTIN; encoded by the coding sequence ATGACAAAATTGCAGTATTGGGTGATCGGATCAGCGCTTTCTTTGTTTTTTTTATTGTACTTTGGTTGTAAAACAAAGCCACCAGCTCAGCAAGCCATTGAAAAGTCAAGGTTGCTGAATACCGTACAAACGGATATCAACGTATTATTGAAAGAAGCGAAAGAATCCATGACTGCTGGCCAGCAGGCTGAAGTTTTTTTACTGGAAGAAGCTTTGTCTCAAACAATAGCTGATTCGGCTCGGGTTGAGCCATTAAAAGAACTCGCCGGGAAGTGGTTTGCGTTGGGGTACCCTGGAATTTCTGGTCACTATGCACGTGAAATTGCAGGATTGGAAAACACAGAAGAGAGTTGGTCCATTGCCGGAACGACTTTTACCATTTGCATACAGCGCAGTGAAGTGCAAAAAATAAAGGACTTTTGTACAGATGGCGCTATCCAGGCTTTCGAAAGTGCGATATCTATTAATCCATCTAATGTACAGCACAAAGTCAATCTGGCATTGTGTTATACAGAAAATCCACCGCCTGACAATCCTATGAAAGGAATTTTAATGCTGCGGTCAATGGATGGAGAGTATCCTGATGATGTATTGATAAATACAACTTTGGCCAGATTAGCCATACAAACAGGCCAATTCGAGCGGGCTATTGAAAGGTTAGAAAAAGTAGTTTCGATAGACGCCGATAACCCAACGGCTAATTGTTTGTTGGGACAAGCCTACGAAAAAGCAGGTAAAGCCGAATTAGCTTTACCATATCTGGAGAAGTGTAATACTATAAACTAA
- a CDS encoding HU family DNA-binding protein, which produces MRKADLVAAISEKTGVPKVDVLVTLETFFKEVKSSLADGENVYVRGFGSFIVKKRAKKIGRHIKKNKAIEIPEHFIPAFKPAKVFVEQVKDNVTTLPEDDGDID; this is translated from the coding sequence ATGAGAAAAGCTGATCTGGTAGCGGCCATCTCTGAAAAGACGGGAGTTCCAAAGGTCGATGTGTTAGTAACTTTGGAGACATTTTTTAAAGAAGTGAAAAGTTCTCTTGCTGATGGAGAAAATGTTTACGTGAGGGGGTTCGGCTCTTTCATTGTCAAAAAACGGGCTAAAAAGATAGGTCGACACATTAAGAAAAACAAGGCTATTGAAATTCCGGAGCATTTTATACCCGCTTTCAAGCCAGCTAAGGTATTTGTTGAGCAAGTTAAAGATAATGTGACTACCTTGCCTGAAGATGATGGCGATATTGATTAA
- a CDS encoding YicC/YloC family endoribonuclease, whose product MLLSMTGYGRASMPYKEKMISVEVRSLNSKYTDLRIRFPQNYREKEVELRKMVSKYAERGKIDINVEVKSEKGDEAFGLNKGLFRRYFHELNDLATELNFEKGDMLQAILRIPNVVANDEESIDDEEWEIMVKTMNAALKNFGQYREAEGQAMENDLRERISIITSLLHQLDPFEEERVTRLRQRLSQNLEEYLGKDKIDENRFEQEILFYLEKIDITEEKVRLEQHCKYFLEELDKPYQSKGRKLNFIGQEMGREINTMGAKAYSSNIQRLVVGMKDELEKVKEQIANSL is encoded by the coding sequence ATGCTGCTATCGATGACAGGGTATGGTAGGGCTTCAATGCCTTACAAGGAAAAGATGATTTCTGTAGAAGTTAGGTCTTTAAACAGTAAATATACCGACCTCCGGATTAGATTTCCTCAAAATTATAGAGAGAAGGAGGTCGAACTGCGCAAGATGGTCAGCAAATATGCCGAAAGAGGCAAAATTGATATCAATGTTGAGGTGAAGTCTGAAAAAGGAGACGAAGCATTTGGTTTAAATAAAGGTTTGTTCCGCAGGTACTTCCATGAATTGAATGATTTGGCAACAGAACTTAATTTTGAAAAGGGGGATATGCTTCAGGCCATTCTCAGAATTCCCAACGTTGTAGCGAATGACGAAGAATCTATAGATGATGAGGAATGGGAAATCATGGTAAAAACCATGAATGCAGCGCTCAAAAACTTTGGGCAATATAGAGAAGCGGAAGGGCAGGCCATGGAAAATGACCTTAGGGAGCGCATTTCCATTATTACCTCGCTTCTCCACCAGCTTGACCCTTTTGAAGAAGAACGGGTCACCCGTCTTCGACAAAGGCTTAGCCAGAACCTGGAAGAATACCTGGGTAAAGACAAAATTGATGAAAATCGATTTGAGCAGGAAATTTTATTCTACTTGGAGAAGATAGACATTACGGAGGAGAAAGTGCGTTTGGAACAGCACTGTAAATATTTTTTAGAGGAATTAGATAAACCCTATCAATCTAAAGGCCGAAAGCTCAACTTTATCGGCCAGGAAATGGGGCGTGAAATCAATACCATGGGCGCAAAGGCTTATTCTTCCAATATCCAACGCTTGGTGGTGGGGATGAAAGATGAGTTAGAAAAAGTTAAAGAACAAATTGCTAATTCCTTATAA
- the gmk gene encoding guanylate kinase: protein MVANKKLLIFTAPSGAGKTTIVRHLLTRYPALDFSISATTRARRHYEKEGVDYYFISIATFNSLIEENAFVEWEEVYEGQFYGTLRKELERLWSLGKSIIFDIDVKGALNLKRQFQEDALTIFIKTPSPEILFDRLRKRQTEDMKSLQKRIDKATHELTFEQDFDKVLINDDLKVALREAEQIVEGFINQ from the coding sequence GTGGTAGCCAATAAAAAATTACTCATTTTTACAGCGCCTTCAGGTGCTGGCAAAACAACTATCGTCAGACATCTGCTAACGCGCTACCCTGCACTTGATTTTTCTATTTCAGCTACGACCCGTGCACGAAGACACTATGAAAAAGAAGGTGTTGATTATTATTTTATCTCCATCGCAACTTTTAATAGCCTGATTGAGGAGAATGCTTTTGTCGAATGGGAGGAAGTATATGAAGGGCAATTCTACGGTACGCTACGAAAGGAGCTGGAACGTTTGTGGTCATTGGGTAAAAGTATTATCTTTGATATCGACGTGAAAGGCGCCTTAAACCTTAAACGGCAGTTTCAGGAAGATGCTTTAACTATTTTTATTAAAACACCTTCTCCTGAAATCTTATTTGATCGTCTTCGAAAGCGCCAAACAGAGGACATGAAGAGTTTGCAGAAACGAATTGACAAAGCCACTCATGAACTCACATTTGAGCAAGACTTCGATAAAGTCCTTATCAATGATGATCTCAAAGTTGCCTTGCGCGAAGCTGAGCAAATTGTAGAAGGTTTCATCAATCAATAA
- the apaG gene encoding Co2+/Mg2+ efflux protein ApaG, which translates to METITTNGIKVSVENKYRSDYSHPLANRYVFSYRIVIENQSSGTVQLLRRHWFIQDASGKIKEVEGEGVIGKQPVLAPGESHEYSSWCQLATPFGRMYGSYLMVKKPLDEAFEVKIPEFRPVAPYLLN; encoded by the coding sequence ATGGAAACGATTACGACTAATGGCATTAAGGTAAGTGTGGAAAACAAATATAGGTCGGATTACTCCCACCCCTTGGCCAATCGCTATGTTTTTTCTTATCGAATTGTTATTGAGAACCAAAGCTCGGGAACCGTTCAGCTTTTGAGGCGGCATTGGTTTATACAAGATGCCAGTGGTAAAATCAAAGAGGTAGAAGGGGAGGGTGTTATTGGAAAGCAGCCTGTACTTGCTCCTGGTGAAAGTCATGAATACTCCTCTTGGTGCCAGTTGGCAACACCTTTTGGTAGGATGTATGGCTCCTATTTAATGGTCAAGAAACCACTAGACGAGGCCTTTGAAGTCAAAATTCCTGAATTTCGACCTGTCGCACCTTATTTACTCAATTAA
- the fdhD gene encoding formate dehydrogenase accessory sulfurtransferase FdhD — protein MKGIKHKNALKIGLHSSAAITDILAIEEPLEIQLWDYKEEGFFPLSINMRTPGEDQDLCRGFLFAEGIIGQKGDIQEIEQTNENVIRIRLVPQIRINQGKIERYFFSSSSCGVCGKKSLNNLSFHSCYFPAKGHPLIDVSTLLSLPQQLKSAQSLFQQTGGIHAAGLFSPQGELLLIREDVGRHNALDKLIGAALEQAVFPWRDHLLLLSGRISFELIQKASMTGVPIIAAVGAPSSLAVELAEECGITLIGFIRDKRCNVYTGEERLRR, from the coding sequence ATGAAGGGCATTAAGCATAAAAATGCCTTAAAGATTGGCCTCCATTCCTCCGCTGCTATTACGGACATTCTGGCGATTGAAGAGCCACTAGAAATTCAGTTATGGGATTATAAAGAGGAAGGTTTTTTCCCTTTGTCTATAAATATGCGAACGCCAGGAGAAGACCAAGACCTCTGTCGTGGCTTTCTTTTTGCTGAAGGTATTATTGGACAAAAAGGAGATATCCAAGAGATTGAGCAAACCAATGAAAACGTTATTAGGATCAGACTAGTGCCTCAAATCAGGATTAACCAAGGTAAGATCGAACGCTATTTCTTTAGTTCTTCGAGCTGTGGGGTTTGTGGAAAAAAAAGCCTCAATAACCTTAGCTTCCATTCTTGTTATTTTCCAGCTAAAGGGCATCCGCTCATTGATGTCAGCACGCTTTTATCCCTACCACAACAACTCAAAAGTGCCCAATCTCTTTTTCAGCAAACCGGTGGCATTCATGCTGCTGGCCTGTTCAGTCCTCAAGGCGAATTGCTATTGATTAGAGAAGATGTTGGCCGACATAACGCGCTTGACAAATTGATTGGCGCAGCTTTAGAGCAAGCCGTCTTCCCTTGGCGTGATCATCTTTTGCTTTTAAGCGGTAGGATTAGTTTTGAATTGATTCAAAAAGCTTCCATGACGGGTGTACCGATTATTGCAGCGGTAGGGGCCCCTTCTTCTCTTGCTGTTGAATTAGCCGAAGAATGTGGGATAACACTTATTGGATTTATTAGAGATAAACGGTGTAATGTGTATACGGGGGAGGAGCGATTGAGAAGGTAG
- a CDS encoding prolyl oligopeptidase family serine peptidase: MPRKFALFPILICLSIITSPAQSLTKEDYARAVSFLWTNIENKTAFNLSVSPHWLADSTGFWWENNNDKGKTYELVLFANPQSQPLFDHQKVAAGLSNRMGEVVDPNQLPIANIEFPARDKLRLRVKGSTYLLDLKTYTVSNIVEKNEERSPFSSPSPDGKWIAYSEDYNLFLKSVTTDKVFQLSHNGKKGYEYGSYYGWFDIMEGENGDRPKRFSVNWSPDSKYIQTTICDLRSANKMYMLDWSVDTLFRPNLLSYYRGSPGDTTMVYMTPIFYDVDTKMQLQTKLPRNTHINGVSFRWSAQADKVYAKYDERGFHKAHILQLDLAKNKQTTLVTESCETNIDNFDYWLVEKKGKLVFSSERSGWKQLYSQDLVNGKITPITNGNYYVNGIERIDQESGTIFFLASGKEQGRNPYHQHLYKIDLDGTKLSLLTPENTHHQIDFSPNGQYFFDNYSTANIPTQSVLREANTGNIVLKVAQANIDALQSKNWKAPQLFEAIARDGKTPIYGALWKPTHFNPNRKYPIIDHSYTGPHTQMFPKDFRRVLSVGNQALAELGFIVIMVDGLGTAGRSKAFHDHSYKNMGLNLADHVLAIRQMAQKHPWIDIERVGIFGHSAGGYDAGHAVLQFPEFYKVAVASSADHDFRMEKAWWPEMYMGWPVDDAYDKVSNITMAKNLKGKLLLVHGGLDDNVNASATFKLAEALVKADKQFDLLILPSQRHGYQGIYMDYFRKRRWNYFVEHLLGVEPIWDFEWK; the protein is encoded by the coding sequence ATGCCTCGTAAATTTGCCTTATTCCCGATACTTATATGCTTAAGTATCATTACTTCTCCCGCTCAATCCCTTACGAAAGAAGATTATGCACGTGCGGTCAGTTTTCTTTGGACCAATATCGAAAATAAAACTGCCTTCAATTTATCAGTTAGCCCACATTGGCTGGCCGACAGCACTGGTTTCTGGTGGGAAAACAACAATGACAAGGGTAAAACCTATGAACTCGTGCTTTTTGCAAACCCTCAGTCACAACCTTTGTTTGATCATCAAAAAGTAGCAGCAGGTCTATCAAACAGGATGGGAGAAGTGGTCGACCCAAATCAACTTCCCATAGCAAATATTGAATTTCCGGCCAGAGATAAACTTCGTTTGAGGGTAAAAGGATCGACTTATTTGCTAGACTTAAAGACCTATACGGTTTCTAACATTGTAGAAAAAAACGAAGAGCGGTCTCCCTTTAGCTCCCCTTCCCCCGATGGCAAGTGGATAGCCTATAGCGAAGATTATAATCTATTCCTTAAATCCGTCACTACTGATAAGGTTTTTCAACTCAGTCATAATGGTAAAAAAGGCTATGAATATGGTAGTTATTATGGCTGGTTTGATATAATGGAGGGCGAAAATGGTGATCGGCCCAAACGCTTTTCAGTCAATTGGTCACCAGACTCCAAATACATTCAAACCACTATTTGCGATCTAAGATCTGCCAATAAAATGTACATGTTGGATTGGAGTGTTGACACGCTTTTTAGGCCAAACCTACTTTCTTATTACCGTGGTTCTCCGGGAGATACCACGATGGTATATATGACGCCCATTTTTTATGATGTCGACACTAAAATGCAGTTGCAAACAAAGCTTCCTCGAAATACCCATATTAATGGGGTCTCCTTTCGGTGGTCAGCCCAAGCAGATAAGGTGTATGCCAAATATGATGAACGTGGTTTTCACAAAGCCCATATTCTTCAATTGGATTTAGCAAAAAACAAGCAGACCACCTTGGTAACCGAAAGTTGTGAAACCAATATTGATAATTTTGATTACTGGCTTGTGGAGAAAAAAGGCAAATTGGTTTTTTCATCGGAGCGAAGCGGCTGGAAGCAATTATACAGCCAGGATTTGGTCAATGGCAAAATTACCCCGATTACCAATGGCAATTATTATGTAAATGGAATTGAGCGAATTGATCAAGAAAGTGGCACTATCTTTTTCCTGGCATCTGGAAAAGAACAGGGTAGGAACCCCTATCATCAACATTTGTATAAAATCGATTTGGATGGAACAAAGCTTAGTTTACTCACTCCTGAAAACACGCATCATCAAATTGATTTTTCCCCTAATGGCCAATATTTTTTCGACAATTATTCCACTGCTAATATCCCTACCCAATCTGTTTTGAGAGAGGCTAATACAGGCAACATTGTACTAAAAGTCGCCCAGGCAAATATTGATGCCTTGCAATCTAAAAACTGGAAGGCCCCCCAATTATTCGAAGCTATTGCCAGGGATGGCAAAACGCCGATTTATGGTGCCTTGTGGAAACCTACCCATTTTAACCCTAATCGAAAATACCCGATCATAGACCACAGCTATACTGGCCCACATACTCAAATGTTTCCCAAAGATTTCCGACGCGTACTAAGTGTAGGCAACCAAGCCTTGGCTGAATTAGGTTTTATTGTCATCATGGTGGATGGCCTTGGAACCGCAGGTCGATCTAAAGCATTTCATGATCATTCCTACAAAAACATGGGTTTAAACCTGGCAGATCATGTTTTAGCTATTCGACAAATGGCACAAAAACACCCTTGGATCGATATTGAAAGGGTAGGCATTTTTGGGCATTCCGCAGGTGGCTATGATGCGGGGCACGCGGTACTGCAATTTCCCGAATTTTACAAGGTCGCGGTAGCCAGTTCAGCCGACCATGACTTTCGTATGGAAAAAGCATGGTGGCCTGAGATGTACATGGGTTGGCCGGTGGATGATGCTTATGATAAGGTATCCAATATTACCATGGCTAAAAACCTAAAAGGGAAATTATTACTTGTCCATGGTGGTTTGGATGACAATGTGAATGCTTCTGCTACCTTCAAACTCGCCGAAGCATTGGTGAAGGCTGATAAACAATTTGACCTACTAATTCTTCCAAGTCAGCGCCACGGCTATCAGGGTATCTACATGGATTACTTTCGGAAAAGAAGATGGAATTATTTTGTAGAACATCTATTGGGAGTGGAGCCCATTTGGGACTTTGAATGGAAATAA